A portion of the Echeneis naucrates chromosome 5, fEcheNa1.1, whole genome shotgun sequence genome contains these proteins:
- the ift52 gene encoding intraflagellar transport protein 52 homolog isoform X1 — MEKESYNAVVFNASKRELFTTTNGYKCMQKKLRAQCKIQSFKDELSAEKLKGVKLWITAGPREKFTASELEVLKHYLDGGGNVLVMLGEGGEIKYDTNINFLLEEFGIMVNNDVVVRNVYYKYFHPKEALVSNGVLNREISRAAGKVVTGMIEDENVGNNSQALTFVYPYGATLSVMKPAVAVLSTGSVCFPLNRPVLAFYQGKEAGKLVVLGSCHMFSDPYIDKEENSKIMDVVLQWLMTDNIQLNQIDAEDPEITDYTMLPDTGCLSEQLRVCLQEGDENPRDFTSLFDMSLFNLSTDTLPQVISSYKQLNVKDEPLQLITPQFETPLPQLQPAVFPPALSDLPPPMLDLFDLDESFSSEKVRLAQLTNKCTDDDLEFYVRKCGEILGVTPKLDKDQRDAKHILEHVFFQVVEFKKLNQEHDVDTGAQFTPI; from the exons atggagaaGGAGTCGTATAATGCTGTGGTCTTCAACGCTTCAAAGAGAGAACTTTTTACCACGACCAATGGATACAAGTGCATGCAGAAGAAGTTACGAGCTCAATGTAAAATCCAGAG CTTTAAGGACGAGTTGtctgcagagaagctgaaggGTGTCAAGTTGTGGATAACTGCTGGCCCAAGAGAGAAGTTCACTGCATCAGAG cttgaGGTTCTGAAGCACTACTTGGATGGAGGAGGAAACGTCCTGGTCATGCTTGGTGAAGGAGGGGAAATCAAATATGACACTAACATCAACTTTCTCCTTGAGGAGTTTGGAATAATGGTTAACAATG ATGTCGTTGTGAGGAATGTGTATTACAAATACTTCCATCCCAAGGAGGCGCTTGTGTCCAATGGTGTATTGAATAG AGAGATCAGTCGTGCTGCTGGAAAAGTGGTTACAGGAATGattgaagatgaaaatgttggaAACAATTCCCA GGCTCTCACATTTGTGTACCCATATGGTGCCACACTGAGTGTGATGAAACCAGCCGTGGCTGTGCTTTCTACTGGCTCAGTCTGCTTTCCCCTTAACAGGCCTGTCCTGGCCTTCTATCAAGGAAAG GAGGCTGGGAAACTGGTTGTGCTGGGTTCCTGTCACATGTTCAGTGACCCATACATtgacaaagaggaaaacagcaaaatCATG GATGTCGTGCTCCAGTGGCTCATGACTGATAATATTCAGCTGAACCAGATTGATGCAGAGGACCCAGAG ATAACAGATTACACTATGTTGCCAGACACCGGGTGTTTGTCAGAACAGCTCAGAGTGTGCTTACAAGAGGGTGATGAAAATCCCAGAGATTTCACCTCCCTCTTTGATATGTCTTTGTTCAACTTGTCAACTGATACTTTACCTCAAGTCATCAG CTCGTACAAGCAGCTTAATGTCAAAGATGAGCCACTGCAGCTAATCACACCACAGTTTGAGACCCCTCTGCCTCAACTCCAACCTGCT GTCTTTCCACCTGCGTTAAGTGATTTACCTCCACCTATGCTGGACCTGTTTGATCTTGATGAATCATTCTCTTCTGAGAAAGTGCGACTGGCACAGCTCACCAATAAGT GCACTGACGACGATCTTGAGTTCTATGTGCGAAAATGTGGTGAAATTTTGGGTGTGACACCAAAATTGGATAAAGATCAGCGGGATGCCAAACACATCTTGgaacatgttttctttcaggttGTGGAGTTCAAGAAACTTAATCAG GAGCATGATGTCGACACCGGGGCGCAATTCACTCCAATTTGA
- the ift52 gene encoding intraflagellar transport protein 52 homolog isoform X2 — MEKESYNAVVFNASKRELFTTTNGYKCMQKKLRAQCKIQSFKDELSAEKLKGVKLWITAGPREKFTASELEVLKHYLDGGGNVLVMLGEGGEIKYDTNINFLLEEFGIMVNNDVVVRNVYYKYFHPKEALVSNGVLNREISRAAGKVVTGMIEDENVGNNSQALTFVYPYGATLSVMKPAVAVLSTGSVCFPLNRPVLAFYQGKEAGKLVVLGSCHMFSDPYIDKEENSKIMDVVLQWLMTDNIQLNQIDAEDPEITDYTMLPDTGCLSEQLRVCLQEGDENPRDFTSLFDMSLFNLSTDTLPQVISSYKQLNVKDEPLQLITPQFETPLPQLQPAVFPPALSDLPPPMLDLFDLDESFSSEKVRLAQLTNKCTDDDLEFYVRKCGEILGVTPKLDKDQRDAKHILEHVFFQVVEFKKLNQARA, encoded by the exons atggagaaGGAGTCGTATAATGCTGTGGTCTTCAACGCTTCAAAGAGAGAACTTTTTACCACGACCAATGGATACAAGTGCATGCAGAAGAAGTTACGAGCTCAATGTAAAATCCAGAG CTTTAAGGACGAGTTGtctgcagagaagctgaaggGTGTCAAGTTGTGGATAACTGCTGGCCCAAGAGAGAAGTTCACTGCATCAGAG cttgaGGTTCTGAAGCACTACTTGGATGGAGGAGGAAACGTCCTGGTCATGCTTGGTGAAGGAGGGGAAATCAAATATGACACTAACATCAACTTTCTCCTTGAGGAGTTTGGAATAATGGTTAACAATG ATGTCGTTGTGAGGAATGTGTATTACAAATACTTCCATCCCAAGGAGGCGCTTGTGTCCAATGGTGTATTGAATAG AGAGATCAGTCGTGCTGCTGGAAAAGTGGTTACAGGAATGattgaagatgaaaatgttggaAACAATTCCCA GGCTCTCACATTTGTGTACCCATATGGTGCCACACTGAGTGTGATGAAACCAGCCGTGGCTGTGCTTTCTACTGGCTCAGTCTGCTTTCCCCTTAACAGGCCTGTCCTGGCCTTCTATCAAGGAAAG GAGGCTGGGAAACTGGTTGTGCTGGGTTCCTGTCACATGTTCAGTGACCCATACATtgacaaagaggaaaacagcaaaatCATG GATGTCGTGCTCCAGTGGCTCATGACTGATAATATTCAGCTGAACCAGATTGATGCAGAGGACCCAGAG ATAACAGATTACACTATGTTGCCAGACACCGGGTGTTTGTCAGAACAGCTCAGAGTGTGCTTACAAGAGGGTGATGAAAATCCCAGAGATTTCACCTCCCTCTTTGATATGTCTTTGTTCAACTTGTCAACTGATACTTTACCTCAAGTCATCAG CTCGTACAAGCAGCTTAATGTCAAAGATGAGCCACTGCAGCTAATCACACCACAGTTTGAGACCCCTCTGCCTCAACTCCAACCTGCT GTCTTTCCACCTGCGTTAAGTGATTTACCTCCACCTATGCTGGACCTGTTTGATCTTGATGAATCATTCTCTTCTGAGAAAGTGCGACTGGCACAGCTCACCAATAAGT GCACTGACGACGATCTTGAGTTCTATGTGCGAAAATGTGGTGAAATTTTGGGTGTGACACCAAAATTGGATAAAGATCAGCGGGATGCCAAACACATCTTGgaacatgttttctttcaggttGTGGAGTTCAAGAAACTTAATCAGGCAA GAGCATGA
- the mybl2b gene encoding v-myb avian myeloblastosis viral oncogene homolog-like 2b — protein sequence MSWRPRGEDGEEAMLQDTDSDVAEQRDGGKVKVKWTQEEDDKLKALVQKLGPNDWKYIASHIPNHTELQCQHRWFKVLDPELVKGSWTKEEDEKVIELVNMYGNKQWAMVAKHLKGRLGKQCRERWHNHLNPNVKKSSWTAEEDLIIYKAHCLVGNRWAEIAKLLPGRTDNAVKNHWNSTIKRKLEMGFYAGEVFKPDELEELLARVNKDLQMPSCSQDGAREDLEPKTHPSEIPVSASVKASPSKAGPSKAALSPKDTLSPKTEADTSGEMTCTSWVVDSSGFLSPNGAGLKEVLDMVDGDLDGWCNLAAFDLPEESPSPERHQFRLEASALQELSKGSKGELIPISPGGVTSPSILNRRGRTRLVALSPDGNKSMTPKNTPVKILPFSPSQFLNMWTKQDTHDLENPSLTSTPVCSQKAIVTTPLQRDKTPLTQKENSAFVTPNHKSELCTTPRTPTPFKNAMEKYGPLQPLPQTPNLEDDINEVILRDAGIDLVVRSTPPEQRRKTMHRPPMKKVRKSLALDVMDCQVMPTSKRKSMKTEAKRSIKKEEPMIVSLNSSSLCSKRHENILDQGFLLGPSDSAIFPSTGTPVPMSKEWEMVVCGQTKDQLIMTEKARRYLRALKSHAPNRALILS from the exons ATGTCCTGGCGGCCGCGCGG tgaggatggagaggaggccATGCTCCAAGACACTGATTCTGATGtggcagagcagagagatggGGGCAAAGTGAAGGTGAAATGGACCCAAGAGGAG GATGACAAGCTCAAGGCTCTGGTTCAAAAGCTGGGACCAAATGACTGGAAATATATTGCCAGCCACATACCA AATCACACTGAACTCCAGTGTCAGCACCGTTGGTTTAAAGTCCTAGATCCAGAATTGGTCAAGGGTTCTTGGACtaaagaggaggatgagaag GTTATAGAGCTTGTAAATATGTATGGCAACAAACAGTGGGCAATGGTAGCCAAGCACCTGAAAGGCAGACTGGGGAAGCAGTGCAGAGAGCGGTGGCACAACCACCTCAATCCCAATGTTAAGAAGTCATCGTGGACAGCTGAGGAGGATCTCATCATTTACAAAGCTCACTGCCTAGTTGGAAACCGTTGGGCTGAGATCGCTAAGCTGCTCCCTGGGAG AACTGACAATGCTGTGAAGAATCACTGGAATTCCACCATCAAACGCAAGTTGGAAATGGGCTTTTATGCTGGTGAGGTATTTAAGCCAGATGAACTTGAAGAGCTGTTGGCCCGTGTGAACAAAGATCTACAG ATGCCAAGTTGTTCTCAAGATGGTGCTAGAGAAGACCTAGAGCCGAAAACACACCCTTCA GAAATACCAGTTTCAGCCTCTGTTAAAGCCAGCCCAAGCAAAGCAGGGCCATCTAAAGCTGCCCTCTCACCTAAGGACACCTTAAGCCCTAAGACTGAAGCAGACACCTCTGGAGAGATGACCTGTACCAGCTGGGTGGTGGACAGCTCTGGTTTTCTCTCTCCTAATGGCGCAGGACTGAAAGAAGTGCTGGACATGGTGGATGGG GACCTAGATGGGTGGTGCAACCTAGCAGCCTTTGACCTGCCTGAGGAGAGTCCGAGTCCAGAGCGCCACCAGTTTCGCTTGGAGGCCAGTGCCTTGCAGGAATTGAGCAAAGGAAGCAAGGGGGAGCTCATCCCTATCTCTCCCGGTGGGGTTACATCGCCCTCTATACTGAACCGCCGAGGCCGCACGCGCCTTGTTGCCTTGTCTCCTGATGGCAATAAGTCCATGACTCCCAAAAACACTCCTGTTAAAATTTTGCCCTTTTCTCCATCTCAA TTTCTCAACATGTGGACCAAGCAGGACACGCATGACCTGGAGAACCCGTCCCTCACATCTACACCTGTGTGCAGCCAGAAGGCCATTGTTACTACACCACTTCAGCGAGATAAGACCCCCCTCACTCAAAAGGAAAACTCAGC ATTTGTTACACCCAACCACAAGTCTGAGCTCTGTACAACACCAAGAACTCCGACACCATTCAAAAATGCCATGGAAAAGTATGGCCCTCTGCAACCTCTG CCTCAGACTCCAAATCTCGAAGACGACATAAATGAGGTCATCCTAAGAGATGCTGGAATTGATTTGGTTGTTCGTTCAACACCACCTGAGCAAAGACGCAAAACAATG CATCGTCCTCCCATGAAGAAGGTCAGGAAATCATTGGCCCTTGATGTCATGGACTGTCAGGTGATGCCTACATCCAAACGCAAATCCATGAAGACTGAAGCTAAACGCAGCATCAAG aaagAAGAACCTATGATAGTTTCTCTCAACTCATCATCATTATGCAGCAAGCGGCATGAAAATATTTTGGATCAAGGTTTCCTTCTGGGACCAAGTGACAGTGCCATATTTCCCAGCACAGGGACCCCAGTTCCA ATGTCAAAAGAATGGGAGATGGTTGTTTGTGGACAAACTAAAGACCAGCTCATAATGACAGAGAAAGCCCGTCGCTACCTTCGAGCACTAAAATCCCATGCACCCAACCGGGCTCTGATTCTGTCCTGA